A region of the Rhizobium binae genome:
AATGCCTAACGATTTCCAGATGCTTGATGAAATCGATCAGGCCATTCTCGAAGCGCTGGCCGGCAATGCCCGCATCTCGCTGAAGGAGCTGGCGCAGCAGGTGGGGCTTTCCTCGCCGAGTGCAGCCGAGCGTCTGCGCCGGCTGGAGGAGCGCCGCGTCATCAAGGCCTTCACCATCGATCTCGATCCTGCCGCGGTCGGCTATCCCCTCCAGGCGATCGTCCGTGTACGGCCGCTGCCGGGGCAGTTGCATATCGTCGAGCGCCTCATTCAGGAAATTCCCGAGATCGTCGAATGCGACAAGGTGACCGGTGAGGATTGTTTTATTGCCCGCCTGGTCATCCGCTCGATGGCGGAACTCGACGGCCTCCTGGACAGGGTCGCCGAACGCGCCGAAACCAACACCGCGATGATCAAAGCCTCGCCGGTCAAGCGGCGTCTGCCGCCGCTTTCGCGCGGTAAGTAAATCGCGAAACGGGTCAGAAATCCGCCATCGGCGAGAGCATCGCCGGAAAATGCTGGGCATCGTCGCCGAGCCCGCGCAGCATCAGCACCGTGCCGCTTTCATACGGCTGCGGAGCGCCCGTCCAGCCGAGCTTGTCGGGACGGAAGAGCACCTCGACGGCGGCCGAGGCAATGTCGAGCCCGCCGAGGATTTCTGCCAGTGTCGGCATCTCCGCCGCTACGATGTCGAGAAGACTGAAGCGGCCCGCCGCATCCGTCTTCCAGGCGATGGCTGCTCCCCGGTCTTCCAGGAAGCTGACGCGCACATCGGGATCGAGCTGCGTGTTGATGAGAAACATTGCCGCATTGGCTGTCACCGCGAGCGATGTCGAAACCGGGCTCCGTCGTTCCAGCAGCGATTGCAGCAGGGCAAGATCATCCGCGTCGGTCGGCACAAGCAGCCGAGCGGGGCCGGCGAAAGGAGAGGGCGCAGGGGCCGCTCCTTCGTATCGATGCTGCACGATCGCCCGAAAACCGTAGGTCTCGTAGAGCGACGGCTTGTCGGTATAGAGGATGACGGCTTCGAAACCCTGCCGCTCGCACCAGTCGAGCGCCTTCACCGTCAGGTCACGGTAGAGCCCGCGCCCGCGCCATGGCGGACGCACGGCGCCCGATTGCAGCCCGGCGGCATGGACGATCCGGCCATTGAGGACGAAGGGCAGTGCAAAAGCCGAGAGATTGGCCGCAAGCTCGCCCTCGGCATCGAACCAGCCGAACGGCATGCTGGTGAGATCGGGACCGCCAAGCCGCTGCTGCGGACCGATATCGATGCTGAAAATATCCCGGAGCAGGCGGACAAGCGCAGCCCAGCCGGCGGGATCGCCGAAATACTCCTGTCGGAAGGTGAGGCCTGCGCTGTCGAGGCGCTTCCTCATTACACGCCAGTGGAGCCGAAGCCGCCGGCACCGCGCGCCGTTTCGCTTGCCGCTGTGATCTCGGCCACCCGTGCCTGGGTCACCGGCGCGATCACCATCTGGGCGATGCGCATGCCGCGCTCGATGGTGAAGGCTTCTGCGCCGAGATTGGCGAGCAGCACCTTCACCTCGCCGCGATAGTCGCTGTCGACGGTGCCGGGCGAATTGAGGCAGGTGATGCCGTGTTTCAAGGCAAGGCCGGAGCGCGGCCGCACCTGGCCTTCGAACCCCTCCGGGATTTCGAAGATGAAGCCCGTCGGCACCAGCGCCCGTTTGCCGGGCAGAAGCGTCAGCGGCGCATCCGCGTCGACGGCGGCGCGCAGGTCGATGCCGGCCGCTCCCTTGCTTTCATAGGCGGGCAGGTCGAGGCCTTCGCCATTGGCCAGGCGGATGAGGTTCAGCGTCGGGCGCGTGTCGTGATGAATGGTCATGGCCCATTACTTTGCGCAGTGAAGGCCGGGGTCAATTGCAATCTCGGCCTTTAATCGCTAGATACGCCGCAATTCCACAGGATTCACACCATGGCCGAAAGTCTCGCCGAGGCGGTCTCCCGCCGCCGCACATTCGCTATTATCGCCCACCCTGACGCCGGTAAGACGACGCTCACCGAAAAGCTGCTGCTGTTCGGCGGCGCCATCCAGCTTGCCGGCGAAGTCAAGGCGAAGAAGGACCGCATGCAGACGCGCTCCGACTGGATGAAGATCGAGCGCGAACGCGGCATTTCCGTCGTCACCTCGGTGATGACCTTCGAATATAACGACAATGTCTTCAACATCCTCGACACACCCGGCCACGAGGATTTCGCCGACGACACCTATCGCACGCTCACCGCCGTCGATGCCGCGGTCATGGTCATCGACGCCGCCAAGGGTATCGAGCCGCGGACGCTGAAGCTCTTCGAAGTCTGCCGCATGCGCGACATCCCGATCATCACCTTCATCAACAAGATGGATAGGGAAAGCCGCGATCCTTTCGAGATCCTCGACGAGGTGGAGGAGAAGCTTGCGCTGGATACGGCGCCGATCACCTGGCCGATCGGCCGTTCGAAGACCTTCTGCGGCTCCTATCATCTGGCGAACAGCACCGCCCGTGGTTCCGAC
Encoded here:
- a CDS encoding Lrp/AsnC family transcriptional regulator, encoding MPNDFQMLDEIDQAILEALAGNARISLKELAQQVGLSSPSAAERLRRLEERRVIKAFTIDLDPAAVGYPLQAIVRVRPLPGQLHIVERLIQEIPEIVECDKVTGEDCFIARLVIRSMAELDGLLDRVAERAETNTAMIKASPVKRRLPPLSRGK
- a CDS encoding GNAT family N-acetyltransferase yields the protein MRKRLDSAGLTFRQEYFGDPAGWAALVRLLRDIFSIDIGPQQRLGGPDLTSMPFGWFDAEGELAANLSAFALPFVLNGRIVHAAGLQSGAVRPPWRGRGLYRDLTVKALDWCERQGFEAVILYTDKPSLYETYGFRAIVQHRYEGAAPAPSPFAGPARLLVPTDADDLALLQSLLERRSPVSTSLAVTANAAMFLINTQLDPDVRVSFLEDRGAAIAWKTDAAGRFSLLDIVAAEMPTLAEILGGLDIASAAVEVLFRPDKLGWTGAPQPYESGTVLMLRGLGDDAQHFPAMLSPMADF
- the dut gene encoding dUTP diphosphatase encodes the protein MTIHHDTRPTLNLIRLANGEGLDLPAYESKGAAGIDLRAAVDADAPLTLLPGKRALVPTGFIFEIPEGFEGQVRPRSGLALKHGITCLNSPGTVDSDYRGEVKVLLANLGAEAFTIERGMRIAQMVIAPVTQARVAEITAASETARGAGGFGSTGV